TGGCCGGACAGTGTGGCTGGCGCGTGGAAGATGCGCAGCGGAGTCGAGTGCAGTCGATCGTGGTATTTGTCGTGCGCTTCACGCGGATGTGGCTTGAGCAGGATGGTGGTGGGTGGTGCGAGCATGGCGCAGCTATGGAGGCAATCAGTAACGACTTCGAGCTCGTCGTAACCGCGAATCGTTTCGTAATCTCCAGCCACAGGTTCTGTCAGCAGCCCGATGACGCGGGTATCCGGGGGGATTCCTAACTGCTGTCGCACTGCGAGTCGGCGCATCTTGCGGTCAGCGGCGGACAGCGTCACGAGGGCGTCGAAGTCGGGGTGGCCGGTGATGCAGAGACGGTTTGCAGGGAATCCCTCCGCGATCATTTCGTCGCGCGCGCGCGCGTTCATTACACAAATGCGATCGGGCAGCGCATCCCGCAGTGGGCCATCGCGCGTGGTGAAGCGTGCCGAATAGTTACACCAATGGTCGAGGATTGCGACGCTCGGGATGCCGAGTGTGCGGGCGGCAATGCGAAGCTGGTTTTCATAATCGCCGCCGTGGGCGGTGACGACACTGGTTCCGGTGACGAGCGTTGCCGGATGCAGGGCATGTAGTTGTTCGAGCACAGACTGGGCTGAGGTCTCAGGGTCGATCGGTCGCACGACAATCGCCTCGGTATTGACCAATGGCTGTAACGCGGTGGGGATCCAGAGTTGATGCGCCGGAAAATGAGGAATCACCGGAAGCAGCGCGCGGAGTCCGCCGGGATTGTTGGCGGCAAAGAGGGTGGGGCGCGGTGTCATGGTTGATATGCGCGTAAGGCGTCGCGCTGCTCCACGATCTTGTAAATGGCGTCACGCACCTGTTGCGCGGCGGTCGTGTCGAAGTCGTACGCGCACCACGGGAGATAACAAAGCGTTTCTGCGTACAGCCGTTCGGCGGTTGCGCAGAGTCCGACTGGATAGCGGCGCGCCGTTGTGGTGCCGGAATCGGCCGTAAAGGGAAATCCGTCGCGGCCCCACGCCATCCGTTGTTGAAACATCGGGGCGAGGTACAGTGGCTTGACGTAGCGTTCGACGATAGGAATGCCTTCCGCGTGGAGCGCCGCAGTAAATTGGGCGCGCGAGATACCGAGTCGCTGGGCATCGATCTGCAATGGGAACGTGTAATACACATGCGAGCAGTCGGGGCGCACCGTCGGCGGTGTCAGTCCGTCGATGCCGTGCAATGCGGCTCGCAAACTTTCCGCAATACGCATTTTGTGCTCAAGAACCTGTGGCAATTTTTCGAGTTGGGTGCCGCCGATCGCCGCTGTGAGCTCCGTCATGCGATAGTTCCAGCCGATCATGTTGGCGAGATCAATGCCGGGGCGTGCTTCGACGACGGCCTCGGCGTGATTGCGGATCAGTTGGAGACGTTCGGCCAAATGATCGTCATTGGTGACGCAGATACCGCCTTCTCCGGTTTGGATGTGTTTGTGGCAATTGAGGCTGAATACGCCGATTTCGCCGATCGTGCCCGCATAACGGTCCTGATAGCGTGCGCCCGGGGCCTGGGCGCTGTCTTCGATCAGCGCGATGCCGTGACGTCGCGCGAGTTGGCGCAGCGCCTGCAGGTCTGCCGGATGGCCGAACAGGTTGACGGCCAAGATTGCGCGCGTGCGAGCCGAGATGGCGCGTTCCACTGTATCGGGGTGCAGCGTGTACGTCGCGGGATCGATGTCGGCAAAAACAGGCATGGCGCCGTAAATGAGCGGGGCAGTCGCGGAGGCGCTCATGCTGCATGGCGAGACGATGACTTCGTCGCCGGGACCGATCCCGAGCGCGCCGATCGCGGCGTAGAGGCCTGAAGTCGCCGAGTTGACCGCAATCGCATGACGCACGCCGAAATATGCGGCCCATGCGCACTCCAACATTTGGACTTCCGGTCCGCCGTAAAATGCCGGGGACCATGCTCCGACGTAGCCGGAGAGCACGCCTGATTCCAGCACGCGTCGCGCCGCGACTTGCTCCTCCGCGCCGATCGTATTCCAACGCGGCAATGGCGTGGTTCGGACCGGAGGACCACCGAATAGGGCGAGTTGTGTCATAGGGCTCCTTTGTTACACCGCAAGCCGAACGCCTCCGCGGGCGGCGGAGCGGAGGAGCGCAAACTGCAGCGTTGCGGTGCGGAACGCGTCTTCCATCGTACACAACGGTCGTTTCCGTTGCCGGATGCAGCGCACGAGATCGGCGATGACCGGCGCGAGGTCGCCGGGGTGGCCGGTCGGATGGCGCATGCGACAGGGCGTCAGCGCGCGGTATCCGCTGAAATGCGGATGCTTGGTCGTACGCCATGACTCCAATTGAAAGCCGCTTTGCCCGAGTCGCAGGCGTCCGGTCGTGCCGTAACAATCGATTTCGTAACTGAGATAGCCGCGGGCATCGATCCATTGCAACACGGCGGTGGCTCCGGAACGAAATCCGATCCAGCCGTTGAGTGCATCGGCAGTCCCTGTTGAGGCCGCATGGACCCAGGCCACTTCGCCCAGTAACATCCGCAGTTCGTCGAGCAAGTGGGCGCTCGTGGAGAGAAAATTGCCGCTATATAAGGTGTGGACCGTTTGCAGGCGACCGATGCGGCCGCGGCGCAGCTGCTGCGCCGTCCACTGATGAAGCGGATCCCAGCGCCGGGTGCAGTTACACGTGACGATGGGGCGGTCGCGGCCGAGGGCGCTCCACATGCGCCGCAGTTGTTGGAGCTCTTGGGCGTTGCGACACAGCGGTTTTTCGCACAACAACGCGCGTGGCCGATAGCGTAACAAGCGTCGCAGTAATGCCGCATGGGTTTCCACGGGTGTTGCGAGGCCGATGATGGCCGGACACTCTGTCGCCAACAGCGCGTCGAGATCGTCGTAGACGCGTGTCCCCGGCCAAGCGCGCGCAAAGCGGCGTCGCTGTCCGGCATCCGGATCATAGCCGGCCACCAGTCGACATTGCGGATGTGCGGCCATTGCGGCGGCATGGGTGGCCGTTTTGCCACGCCGCGGATCCTCTTGATACCGACTGGCGATCTGGCCCAGCCCGATGATGGCACATGCGTATGACATTTACGCCCTCGCCGATTGCGCCGCCCACGCACCCAACGACGCGATGACGTGATCTTGTTCCGCATCGGTCATCGCCGGGAAGAGCGGGATCGAGAGCGCGGAGGCGAAGTATGCCTCGGCGTTTGGATAGTGGCGCGGCTCGCACGGCTGCCGGCTTTGATAATACGGATGGCGATAGATCGGGATGTAGTGGAGTTGAACGCCGATGCCCTGTTCCCGCAGCCACACGAAGAGGCGGTCGCGCTGCGCGGCTGGAGTCACATGAATGACGGCGAGATGCTGTGCGGAACGGGTCTCCGCGTTTGGGGCCAGTAGTTGGATGCCGGGGATATCGGTCAGTGCCGCGCAGTAACGTTCGAAGCGGGCTCGGCGGGCGCTAATGAACGGATCGAGTTTCGCCATTTGCGTGCATCCGAGCGCGGCTTGCAGCTCGGTCAGCCGGAAATTAAATCCAAGCGTCTGCATTTCGTAATACCATGGAGGATGTCCGGCGTCGGCCGGTGGACGGACGATCCCGTGATGGCGGCAGGCCGCGAGCCGGTTGTAGAGTTGCGGATCGTTAGTCGTGACCATCCCGCCTTCGCCGGTCGCGATGCTCTTCACTGGATGGAAGCTGAACACGGTCATCCGGCTGTACGCGCAGTCGCCGACGCGACGCCAGCGCGCCCCGGCCGCGTCCCAATATTCCGCTCCCAGCGCGTGGCAAGCGTCTTCAATAATCGTGAGGCCGTGGGCCTGGGCGATAGTGTGGAGCGCGGGCAGATCGGCCGTGGCGCCGGCGAAATGGACCGGGAGTAGGGCCTTGGTGCGCGGGGTCAATGCGGGGAGTACTGTGTCGCGATGGAGCAGCGGAAGTCCTGGTGAGACATCGGCGAACTGTGGCGTAGCTCCGACATAGGCCAGGCAATTGGCCGTGGCGACGAAGCTGATCGCAGGGACGATGCCTTCGTCGCCCGGTCCGAGATCGGCGGCGAGACATGCGGCGTGGAGTGCTGCAGTCCCGTTCGCAAACGCGACCGCGAAGCGAGCGCCGCAATATGCCGCCACAGATTTCTCGAACCGGGGAATGGTCGGTCCTTGCGTAATCAGGTCGCCTCGCAGCACGTGACTGACGGCTGCAATGTCCGTTTCGTCGATGGTTTGATGACTATACGGAATCATAAGTGCTCACGCCGTTATCGCACCGCGAGCAAACTCGGGTCGATGTGGGTCTTCGCGACCAGCTCACGGATCTCTTCCGGCGAGAGCCACCACGCATTCGTGTCACTCGCGTAGCAGAAACCGTCGGGACAGGGCCGTGCCCCGTTGCCTTTGACGGCATGTTGATAATGGTCCCGCCACCAATGAAATTGCGGCGTGATGACAAAGAAATCGTTGAACTCCATGGTGTGGCGGGCATCGTCGACCGGAACCATCACTTCGTGCATTTTCTCGCCGGGCCGAATGCCGACGATCTCTCGGGTGCATCCTGGGGCCAACGCCTCCGCGACGTCGGTCATCCGCACGCTCGGGAGTTTCGGCACAAAGAGTTCTCCGCCCGCCATCATGTCGAAGCAGCGCAACACGAAACGCACCCCTTGTTCGAGGGTGATGATGAAGCGCGTCATCCGTTCGTCGGTGATGGAGATCTTGCCGGTCGCGCGTTGGCGTAAAAAGAGTGGGACTACGCTCCCCCGACTCCCGACTACGTTGCCGTAGCGGACGACGGCGGCACGCGTTTTCCCTTCGCCGACAAGGCTGTTCGACGCGATGAACAATTTGTCGGAGCACAGTTTCGTGGCGCCGTAGAGATTGATCGGATTGGCGGCTTTATCGGTGGAGAGCGCCACGACTTTTTCGACGCCGGCATCAATCGCGGCGGAGATGACGTTGTATCCGCCGATGATGTTGGTGCGGATCGCCTCGAACGGGTTGTATTCCAGCGCCGGGACTTGTTTCAACGCCGCGCAGTGGATCACGAGATCGACGCCGGTCATCGCGCGTTGCAGCCGCTCTTTGTCTCGCACATCGCCGATAAAATAGCGCATGCTCGGACTGCGAAACCGCTCCTGCATCTGTGATTGTTTCAGTTCGTCGCGGCTGAAGACGATGATTTTGCGGGGGTGATATTCTTCAAGTAGGATCTCGATGCATTGTTGCCCGAACGACCCGGTCCCGCCGGTGATCAAGATAGTCTTATTATGAAAGTCCATGTCGACACCCTCCTCGGAAAAAATGACCGACTCGCAATACCAACTTATTATAAGGTAGCAAGCGCTATGCCAGTGATAAACGCCGCGAGCCACTGGAATGTCGGTTTCACCGGCGCGCGGCTTGTGTTAGGTTTGGACCTCATGGGGAGCCCATCGTGACTGATCCTTTGGAATGCGCGGAGGCGACGGACGCGATCCGACCGGCGGCCGTGCACGAGCAATATCAACAGCTGTTACGGGCCGATGTAGCGACATTGTATCAGGACGCGCGGCAGTGGCCGTTGCGGACGTGCCCGCTCTGTGCTGAGGGCGAGGGCCTGTTGCATTGGGAACGCCCGCCGCTGGTGTATCGGCGCTGTGCCGCGTGCGAGCTCGTCTTCCTGAATCCACTCCCGCCGGAATCCGTGCTCGCGACGTATTTTGCCACGGCGCCATCGGCGACCTATTTCCATCAAGTGGTGTTGTCGCAGTCCGCCGCCCGGCGGCAAGCACTCTTGTTTACGCCGCGTATCGCATTGCTTGGTCAATTGGTGCCGACGCCGGCACGCCGCAGCCTCCTCGACATCGGCTGCGCGATCGGGACGTTTTTGGCGGCCGCCGTCACGGCGGGATGGCAGGCGGCTGGGTTGGAACCAAATCAATCGGCCGCAAAACTCGCCTGTGACGCCGGTTTGCGGGTGGCTACTGCGGTTGGTGCGCCGCCGGTCACGTGGCAATCGGGCACCTTTTCCGTGATCAGCGGCTGGGAAGTGATTGCGCATTTGATCGACCCGGTGGCGAGTCTACAAGCCGTCTTGCCATACTTAGCGGATGATGGGTTACTGGTGCTGACGACGCCCAACGCGGACGGACTCGAATATCGCTTGCTCGGGGCGGCGCATGAAAATGTCAGTTTTCCGTTTCTGCAATTTTTTTCACCGCGCACGTTGCAGCAACTCTTTGCACGGCTACATTTGACGGTCGAACGTTTGGAGACGCCGGGGACGATGGATCTTGAGAACCTGCGGGCCCATTATCGGCATGTAGACCGCGCTGGATGGCCGCCCGCAGTGGAGTCGCTGCTCTTCAGCGAGACGGAGTCGGCGCGGCGGTTGCGGACCGAGTGTCAAGCCGCCGTGGCGCGGGCACTAGCCAGCGGCCACATGCTAGGCGTTGCTCGGAAGGCAAAGTGCTAAAGTGTGTTTGCGTAATCGCTTTTAGTGTCCATTTCCCCTCTTGATGTTCGATAGCGCGTGGTTGACCAAATTGATCCACAACGACGGAGAGACTGCTCGTGCTCTCGCCGGGCGGAGGCGCCAGGGGGCCCCAGGGGCTCTCGGAGCCGTTTTCTCCTTGCGTAATCTAATGACGAAAACGGCGAGGGTGAGCGCGCGGCGGCTCGATGCCGTCGCGATAGCGTACCCTGGGGCCCCCTGGCGCCTTCGCCCGGCCCTCGGAACGAGCAAGGACTACTGGAGTGTGCCCTGCGTTTTTCACCAATGTTGCAAACACGTCCTAAAGTTTTCCCTACGAAATGCCGCTTCTGTAGGTAAGAGGCGCTCGATATGGGCAGTCCGGTCATTCAGCAGATCGATTGTCATTCCCCGCGCTCCGATGGGCAGGGCCCACGACCGGAACGGCGGCACGTGGAGGCGGCGGAGCGCGCGCCCGAACCGTCGGACGCGGATGGCTATCTTGGATCGGTGGCGGCTACGGACCTGCATACCTATAACGAATGGGCCTCACATTCGACCGCGTGGGCGGATCGCGTGTTAGGCCTCGACCAACTCGATTTCATCCTCTCCTCGGTAAAATTTTCCTAGTTGGTCTGTTGCCATTGTCCGCGCCGTTGGGCACGTTGAATAATTCCCCTGATTTATCAGCAGTTCTTCTGCGGTACTCCGTGGCATATCAATTGCAAATTTCCAATCGGTTGCGGGATTGGAGGACGATCTGAGTTCGCTCGTGCAGACAATTGATTTGGTGAAACAGTATCTCGATCTGCGCGTCGCGGGACACGCAGTGCATTCGGCCAACTTGGCCAATGCCGATACGCCGCACTTTCAAGCGAAGACCCCTGATTTCAAGGCCACGCTCGATCAGGCGATCGCGACGAAGGCGCACCCGGGTGCCGCGATGCAATCGCCGTGGCGCTTGGAAATGCGGATTCGTCCCGAGACACGCGGCGGGCGGAACGATGGGAACACGGTGCAACTCGAGCAAGAGATGGCGGCGATCGCGCAAAACGGGATCGATTATCAGACCGGATTGCGCATCATCACGAAAGAGCTGGCGATCGCAAAATACGCGATCATGTCGACGACGCGATAACGGCATTACAGGGGCTCGCGTCGCCCCCTCCAGTGGCAAAGCCACTGGAGCCTCCCCCTCAACGCCGCTGTGCGGCTGGGGGGCCCACGCAGGGATGGAGCAAGTATGGGGATGATGGCGGCATTGGGCCTCAGCGCGATGGGGATTCAAGTCCAGCGGCAACGGATGGACATCACTTCGCAGAATCTCGCCAATGCCAGTTCGACCCGCACTCCCGAAGGGGGACCGTATCGGCGCAAAGATGTCGTGATGATGAGCATGCCGATGGAGTTTGAGACGAGTCTCAAGACCTTCATGTTCGGCAACAAGGTGCAGGGAGTGAAAATCACGGATGTCGTGCCCGATCCGACGCCCGGAAAACAGATTTACGATCCGAGTCACCCTGATGCCGACACGAATGGATTCGTCGCGATGCCGAATGTGACCCCGATGCAGGAAATGGTGGATATTTTATCCGCGAGCAAAATTTACGAGGCCAATGTGACGGCGTTTAATTTGGCGAAGCAGATGGTGATGCGCACCTTCGAGATTGGAGTGGCCTAATGGCAACGAATCCGATCACGTCGTTGGGCAGTGCCCTCAATGCGGCGAAAGTGGATCGTGCGGTCCAGGCCCCAGGGAAGGGGTTCGAGCTCGGGCAGGCGGTCACGGACGGGATCACCAACGTCAACGAAACGATGATGCAGGCCCAAAAGGTCTCCGAAGAATACATGACGAAGGGGACGCATGACATCCATGAAGTGGTGATCGCGTTGGAGCAAGCGGACTTGTCGTTTCGCTATCTGACGCAGGTCCGGAACAAAGTGATCGAGGCGTACAACGATATTATGAGAATCCAGGTGTAGCGTGAGATGGGGGGTGTCGGGGGGAGCGGGGCGCCCCCCGACTTTAGCGAGCGACCGGCTTCGCCGGCGCGAGCGAAACGATATTATGAGGATCCAGGTATAAGCTATGGGCAATCTCTTCGACAAAATCGGGCAAGTGATCGGCCAACTGTCGCTGATGCGGAAGTTGACGATGGGGATCGTGTTGGCCCTCTCGGTCGGCGTTGTCGGCTACATGGTCCATGTGGCGCGCCAGGCCTCGCTGGAGCCGCTCTTCACCAATCTCAATTCGGACGATATCGGCGAGATCGTCACTCGTCTCGACAAGCAAGGCATTCATTACGAACTCGATCGCGACAAGCGCACCGTGATGGTCCCGGCGCCGGATGTGTTGAAAGTGCGACTGAAATTGGCGGAGGAAGGTCTGCCGCGATTCGGCGGGGTCGGCTTTGAACTCTTCGATCGCAGCGGATTCGGCATGTCGGAGTTTGAACAGCGGGTCAATTATCAGCGCGCGTTGGAAGGCGAACTGACGCGGACGATCGGCAGCATCCGGGAAGTGGAGAACGTGCGCGTTCATTTAGTGTTGCCGGAGAAGTCGTTGTTTGCCGACAGTCAACAAGAGGCGAGTGCCTCGGTCGTATTGAAATTGGGGAATGCAGGGACGTTGAGCCAAGCAACGGTACGGTCGGTGCAAAATCTCGTGGCGAGCGCGGTCGAAGGCCTCGATCCGGGCAAAGTGACGATCGTCGATACGGCGGGACATTTGCTGACCAGCGCGGGTGGCGATGCGTCAGTCGCGGCAGGGTCGCAAGTGCTGGATCAGAAGCTGCAGATTGAGCGCAATTACGAACGCCGGATTGTCGAACTGCTGACGCCGGTCGTCGGGCTCAGCAAAGTCTTGGCGCGGGTGACGGCGACCATCGACTTCACGCAAACGGAAAATACGGATGAATCGGTCGATCCACAGAAAGTCGCCGTGTTGAGCGAGTCGCGGACCTCGGCCAAACGGAGCGAGTCGGCGGGAGGCGTGGGCGGTGCGGCCGGCGCGGCGGCGAATGTGCCGGGCGGCGGTGGGGCCGGTGCGAGTGGGTCCGGCGGCTCTTCGGATGAGTCGACGGAACAGATCCAATACGCCGTGAGCCGGACGATCCTGAAAAAAGTGACGCCGATTGGCGCCGTGCAGAAGCTTTCGGTCGCGGTATTGGTGGACGGGATGTACGACGAGAAGGACGGCAAGAAAACGTATAAGGCGCGCGATCAGAAGTCGATCACACAAATTGAAGAGTTAGTGAAGCGGGCGATCGGCTTCGATCAAGAGCGCGGCGATCAATTAAAAGTCGAAAATCTCGAATTCCAAAATCCGGAGTCGGAAATGAGGGCGGGCGATGCCGCGTTCGCTAAACGCACCACGTCTGGTTTCCTCATTTCGGTGATCGGCAACGTGCTGGTCGTCGTGGTCGGTCTGTTAGTGATCCTCTTCGTCGTGCGCCCGCTGATGCAGAGTTGGCGCGCGTCCCGCGTCCCGCAGTTGGGGCCTGGCGGAACGCCACTGTTGCTGGAAGGCGGAGTCGGTGGGGACGTCGGCACCATGGTGCGTGCCGATCCGACCGCCGCCGCTAATGCGATTCGACAATGGTTGCAGTGATGCGCTGCTGAGGCGCTGAAAAAAATATGGCGACTGAAACGACAGCCACTACGCCCGCGCGCCCCTTGACCAAGATGGAAAAGGTGGCGGTCTTGTTGCTCAGTATGGATGAGCAAACCTCGGGACAGATCGTGAACGCGTTGCGGGACGACGAGATCCGTAAAGTGGGGAGTGCATTATTGCGTTTGAAAGAAATACCGGCTGCGCAGATTCAGGCCGTAGTGTCGGAATTCAGCAAGGAAGTGGTGACGCGTCGTGCCGAAGGACAGCGCGTGCCGGAGCAGATCGCGGTCGATGGCGAACGGCTGACGGAGCGCTTCTTGAGTCGCACGTTGAGTCGCGGGCGGAGTCAGCAGATCTTGCAGACGCTGAAAAACCCGGTGCTCGGCGGCGAGCAAGTCGATTTGCGGCAACTGGTCAATGCGCAGACGCCGGAAGTCCTGTTCGAAATTGTGGCCAACGAACATCCGCAAGTGATCGCGCTCGTGCTCTCGTGTGCAAAGCGCGCGACGGCCAAGGCGGTGCTGACGAAATGTCCGGAGGAGCAGCGCACCGAGTTGATTACGCGGATGGCGGCGTTGGAGCGGGTGCAGGACCACGTGGCGCGCGACGTTGGCGGGTATTTCCAGATGCGATTGCGGGAGCGGGCTGCGGCGGCCGCGCAGGCGGGAGAGGATGGCGCCCCGGCTGTGGCGGCACAGGCCGGCGCGGGACAAGAGCTGACGCTCGAGGGCTTGGGGAGCACGGTGAAGTTGTTGAAGAGTCTGCCGGTCGAAGAGCGGGATAAAATTGTCGAAGCCCTCACTACGGCCAATCCGGAATTGGGGGCGCGGATCGCGAAGCTGATGTTCACGATGGAAGACTTGGAACGTTCCGACGACTTCGGCGTCCGTGAATTGTTGCGTAACGTCACCAACGACGACTTGAAGGCCGCGTTGAAGAATCAGTCGGAGACGCTGAAAGAGCGGTTCTTCAAAAACATGTCGGAACGCGCGGCGCTGATCATGCGGGAAGATATGGAAGTGATGCCGCCGCTCAAGGTGGAAGATATCGAGGCGGCGCAGGAGCGGATTCTCGATGCGGCGAAGAAGTTGATCAAAGAAGAAAAGTTGAAGTTGACGCCGGTCCCGGATGAGGACGCGGCCTAACGAGGAGCAGAGTCGATGAGCGCATTTCGCGAAACCCCGATGACGCAGACACAAGCGGCGCAGATGCCAGACGCTGCAGCGGACTATCAAGGGCTGGGTGTTGAAGAGCTGGCCCGTCCGCAAGCTGTAGCGCCCTCGGAGCTGGAGCTGGCACGGCACGCGATTGAGCAAGAGCAGCAACGCTGCGCGGCCCTTGAGGAGTCGCTGCAGGCCGCGATCGCCGCCTTACAGAGCGCAGTCGCGGAATTGCGGCAGGCGGAGGCCCGTCTAGTGACAGACGCGCCGGCAGAGTTGACGGAAATCGCGTTGCTGCTGTCGGAGCGGATCATTGAGCACGAACTCTGCATCAATCCGGAGATCATCGTGCAGTGTGCGAAGGCCGTATTGAACGAGCCGCGCTCGCAAGGGGAAGTCCTGTTGTGTCTGAGCCGTGCGGATGTGGAGTTGTTGAAAGAAAAAAATCCGGATGCGCTGCAAGCGCTCGAGCAAGAGGCGAACGTGCGGTTTGTGGCCGATGATCAATTGCCGCGCGGCGTCTGTCGGTTGGAGGGGGCCGGGTTCCGGCTAGAGGCCAACATCCCGCGCCGCTTGGCCGCCGTGTGGGAGGAAGTGACGGCGCGGACGGCGCAGCAGCGGGCCACGGCGGATATGGGCGCCGCGACGGGAACCGGCGTCAAGACGCCATAAGATAGATTGGGGAGTGTCGGCATGAGTGGGTGGGTTCCCAAAGATCCGTTTATCGGCGCAGTGGCGCGGATGCCGCGGCTGTTCATGGCCGGCGAAGTGAGCCGCGTGCTCGGCTTGATCGTCGAAGGGCGGCTGCCGCGCGTGCCGGTTGGGGCGCTGTGCCAAATTCGGCGCCAAGCCGCGCCCGAGGTCCCGCCCATTCCAGCCGAAGTGATCGGGCTCAAGGGGGAGACGGCCGTGCTGATGCCGATCGGCGAAACGACGGGCATTGCGGTCGGCGATGCGATCGAGCCGGTGCGGGATGCCGCGACGGTGAAAGTGACGGCGGATCTGTTGGGACGTGTGATCGATGGCTGCGGCGAGCCGATGGATGGTGGACCGGCGTTGCGGCAAATACACGAATATCCGCTCTACGCCGGGACACAAAATCCGGTGATGCGACAACGGATTCAACAGCCGCTCAGTCTCGGGATTCGCGCGATCGACGGCTTCCTGTCGTGCGCGGTCGGGCAGCGCGTCGTTATTATGGCCGGCTCCGGCGTCGGCAAGAGCACGTTGATGGGGATGATTGCGCGCAATGCA
This region of Deltaproteobacteria bacterium genomic DNA includes:
- a CDS encoding DegT/DnrJ/EryC1/StrS family aminotransferase; amino-acid sequence: MTQLALFGGPPVRTTPLPRWNTIGAEEQVAARRVLESGVLSGYVGAWSPAFYGGPEVQMLECAWAAYFGVRHAIAVNSATSGLYAAIGALGIGPGDEVIVSPCSMSASATAPLIYGAMPVFADIDPATYTLHPDTVERAISARTRAILAVNLFGHPADLQALRQLARRHGIALIEDSAQAPGARYQDRYAGTIGEIGVFSLNCHKHIQTGEGGICVTNDDHLAERLQLIRNHAEAVVEARPGIDLANMIGWNYRMTELTAAIGGTQLEKLPQVLEHKMRIAESLRAALHGIDGLTPPTVRPDCSHVYYTFPLQIDAQRLGISRAQFTAALHAEGIPIVERYVKPLYLAPMFQQRMAWGRDGFPFTADSGTTTARRYPVGLCATAERLYAETLCYLPWCAYDFDTTAAQQVRDAIYKIVEQRDALRAYQP
- a CDS encoding Gfo/Idh/MocA family oxidoreductase, which codes for MSYACAIIGLGQIASRYQEDPRRGKTATHAAAMAAHPQCRLVAGYDPDAGQRRRFARAWPGTRVYDDLDALLATECPAIIGLATPVETHAALLRRLLRYRPRALLCEKPLCRNAQELQQLRRMWSALGRDRPIVTCNCTRRWDPLHQWTAQQLRRGRIGRLQTVHTLYSGNFLSTSAHLLDELRMLLGEVAWVHAASTGTADALNGWIGFRSGATAVLQWIDARGYLSYEIDCYGTTGRLRLGQSGFQLESWRTTKHPHFSGYRALTPCRMRHPTGHPGDLAPVIADLVRCIRQRKRPLCTMEDAFRTATLQFALLRSAARGGVRLAV
- the pseC gene encoding UDP-4-amino-4,6-dideoxy-N-acetyl-beta-L-altrosamine transaminase, which encodes MIPYSHQTIDETDIAAVSHVLRGDLITQGPTIPRFEKSVAAYCGARFAVAFANGTAALHAACLAADLGPGDEGIVPAISFVATANCLAYVGATPQFADVSPGLPLLHRDTVLPALTPRTKALLPVHFAGATADLPALHTIAQAHGLTIIEDACHALGAEYWDAAGARWRRVGDCAYSRMTVFSFHPVKSIATGEGGMVTTNDPQLYNRLAACRHHGIVRPPADAGHPPWYYEMQTLGFNFRLTELQAALGCTQMAKLDPFISARRARFERYCAALTDIPGIQLLAPNAETRSAQHLAVIHVTPAAQRDRLFVWLREQGIGVQLHYIPIYRHPYYQSRQPCEPRHYPNAEAYFASALSIPLFPAMTDAEQDHVIASLGAWAAQSARA
- the pseB gene encoding UDP-N-acetylglucosamine 4,6-dehydratase (inverting), with the protein product MDFHNKTILITGGTGSFGQQCIEILLEEYHPRKIIVFSRDELKQSQMQERFRSPSMRYFIGDVRDKERLQRAMTGVDLVIHCAALKQVPALEYNPFEAIRTNIIGGYNVISAAIDAGVEKVVALSTDKAANPINLYGATKLCSDKLFIASNSLVGEGKTRAAVVRYGNVVGSRGSVVPLFLRQRATGKISITDERMTRFIITLEQGVRFVLRCFDMMAGGELFVPKLPSVRMTDVAEALAPGCTREIVGIRPGEKMHEVMVPVDDARHTMEFNDFFVITPQFHWWRDHYQHAVKGNGARPCPDGFCYASDTNAWWLSPEEIRELVAKTHIDPSLLAVR
- a CDS encoding class I SAM-dependent methyltransferase encodes the protein MTDPLECAEATDAIRPAAVHEQYQQLLRADVATLYQDARQWPLRTCPLCAEGEGLLHWERPPLVYRRCAACELVFLNPLPPESVLATYFATAPSATYFHQVVLSQSAARRQALLFTPRIALLGQLVPTPARRSLLDIGCAIGTFLAAAVTAGWQAAGLEPNQSAAKLACDAGLRVATAVGAPPVTWQSGTFSVISGWEVIAHLIDPVASLQAVLPYLADDGLLVLTTPNADGLEYRLLGAAHENVSFPFLQFFSPRTLQQLFARLHLTVERLETPGTMDLENLRAHYRHVDRAGWPPAVESLLFSETESARRLRTECQAAVARALASGHMLGVARKAKC
- the flgB gene encoding flagellar basal body rod protein FlgB; this translates as MQTIDLVKQYLDLRVAGHAVHSANLANADTPHFQAKTPDFKATLDQAIATKAHPGAAMQSPWRLEMRIRPETRGGRNDGNTVQLEQEMAAIAQNGIDYQTGLRIITKELAIAKYAIMSTTR
- the flgC gene encoding flagellar basal body rod protein FlgC, with protein sequence MGMMAALGLSAMGIQVQRQRMDITSQNLANASSTRTPEGGPYRRKDVVMMSMPMEFETSLKTFMFGNKVQGVKITDVVPDPTPGKQIYDPSHPDADTNGFVAMPNVTPMQEMVDILSASKIYEANVTAFNLAKQMVMRTFEIGVA
- the fliE gene encoding flagellar hook-basal body complex protein FliE, coding for MATNPITSLGSALNAAKVDRAVQAPGKGFELGQAVTDGITNVNETMMQAQKVSEEYMTKGTHDIHEVVIALEQADLSFRYLTQVRNKVIEAYNDIMRIQV
- the fliF gene encoding flagellar M-ring protein FliF, whose product is MGNLFDKIGQVIGQLSLMRKLTMGIVLALSVGVVGYMVHVARQASLEPLFTNLNSDDIGEIVTRLDKQGIHYELDRDKRTVMVPAPDVLKVRLKLAEEGLPRFGGVGFELFDRSGFGMSEFEQRVNYQRALEGELTRTIGSIREVENVRVHLVLPEKSLFADSQQEASASVVLKLGNAGTLSQATVRSVQNLVASAVEGLDPGKVTIVDTAGHLLTSAGGDASVAAGSQVLDQKLQIERNYERRIVELLTPVVGLSKVLARVTATIDFTQTENTDESVDPQKVAVLSESRTSAKRSESAGGVGGAAGAAANVPGGGGAGASGSGGSSDESTEQIQYAVSRTILKKVTPIGAVQKLSVAVLVDGMYDEKDGKKTYKARDQKSITQIEELVKRAIGFDQERGDQLKVENLEFQNPESEMRAGDAAFAKRTTSGFLISVIGNVLVVVVGLLVILFVVRPLMQSWRASRVPQLGPGGTPLLLEGGVGGDVGTMVRADPTAAANAIRQWLQ